The proteins below come from a single Anguilla rostrata isolate EN2019 chromosome 3, ASM1855537v3, whole genome shotgun sequence genomic window:
- the fzd5 gene encoding frizzled-5 has translation MVNYLHVNLGRVSMAGPVKPPLRGVVSWLLVLLLSRLPRLALAASKDIVCEPITVPMCKGIGYNLTYMPNQFNHDTQDEVGLEVHQFWPLVRIHCSPDLLFFLCSMYTPICLPDYKKPLPPCRSVCERAKRGCSPLMSQYGFEWPERMNCERLPLLGNTENLCMDQNTSESTTLSPLFQKPTPKGPSVRHRPPSPSGCVQECRCRDPLVPVQEPSHPLYGRVRAGPLPNCALPCHQPYFSPDERAFTAFWVGLWSVLCFVSTLTTVATFLIDMERFRYPERPIIFLAACYLFVSLGYIVRLAAGHERVACGADGRHVLYDATGPALCTLVFLLVYFFGMASSIWWVVLSFTWFLAAGMKWGNEAIAGYSQYFHLAAWLVPSVKSVAVLALSAVDGDPVAGICYVGNQSLENLRGFVLAPLVVYLFTGSLFLLAGFVSLFRIRSVIKQGGTKTDKLEKLMIRIGLFTVLYTVPATVVVACLVYEQHYRPGWERALACSCPSERQRLGPDYAVFMLRYFMCLVVGITSGVWIWSGKTLESWRKFAARCCPCRGRKPAAAAAAAAASVYGEASAALTARAGTVGTGSYHKPSPPSHV, from the exons atgGTGAATTATTTACACGTTAACCTCGGACGAGTCAG TATGGCCGGCCCGGTGAAGCCGCCTCTGCGCGGCGTCGTCAGTtggctgctggtgctgctgctctcgCGGCTGCCGCGGCTCGCGCTCGCCGCCTCCAAGGACATAGTGTGCGAGCCCATCACCGTGCCCATGTGCAAGGGCATCGGCTACAACCTCACCTACATGCCCAACCAGTTCAACCACGACACGCAGGACGAGGTGGGGCTGGAGGTGCACCAGTTCTGGCCGCTGGTGCGCATACACTGCTCCCCGGACCTGCTCTTCTTCCTCTGCAGCATGTACACCCCCATCTGCCTGCCCGACTACAAGAAGCCGCTGCCCCCCTGCCGCTCGGTGTGCGAGCGGGCGAAGCGCGGCTGCTCGCCCCTCATGAGCCAGTACGGGTTCGAGTGGCCCGAGCGCATGAACTGCGAGCGGCTGCCGTTGCTGGGCAACACGGAGAACCTGTGCATGGACCAGAACACCAGCGAGAGCACCACCCTCTCGCCCCTCTTCCAGAAGCCCACCCCGAAGGGCCCCTCGGTCCGCCACCGGCCCCCGTCCCCGTCGGGCTGCGTGCAGGAGTGCCGCTGCCGGGACCCCCTGGTGCCGGTCCAGGAGCCGTCCCACCCGCTGTACGGCCGGGTGCGGGCGGGCCCCCTGCCCAACTGCGCCCTGCCCTGCCACCAGCCCTACTTCTCGCCGGACGAGCGCGCCTTCACCGCCTTCTGGGTGGGGCTGTGGTCGGTGCTGTGCTTCgtctccaccctcaccaccgTGGCCACCTTCCTCATCGACATGGAGCGCTTCCGGTACCCCGAGCGGCCCATCATCTTCCTGGCGGCGTGCTACCTCTTCGTGTCGCTGGGCTACATCGTGCGGCTGGCGGCGGGGCACGAGCGGGTGGCGTGCGGCGCCGACGGCCGCCACGTCCTGTACGACGCCACGGGCCCCGCCCTCTGCACGCTGGTCTTCCTGCTGGTCTACTTCTTCGGCATGGCCAGCTCCATCTGGTGGGTGGTGCTGTCCTTCACCTGGTTCCTGGCCGCCGGCATGAAGTGGGGCAACGAGGCCATCGCCGGCTACTCGCAGTACTTCCACCTGGCCGCCTGGCTGGTGCCCAGCGTCAAGTCGGTGGCGGTGCTGGCGCTCAGCGCGGTGGACGGCGACCCCGTGGCGGGCATCTGCTACGTGGGCAACCAGAGCCTGGAGAACCTGCGCGGCTTCGTGCTGGCGCCGCTGGTGGTCTACCTCTTCACCGGCTCGCTCTTCCTCCTGGCGGGCTTCGTCTCCCTCTTCCGCATCCGCAGCGTGATCAAGCAGGGCGGCACCAAGACGGACAAGCTGGAGAAGCTGATGATCCGCATCGGGCTGTTCACCGTGCTCTACACGGTGCCCGCCACCGTGGTGGTGGCCTGCCTGGTGTACGAGCAGCACTACCGGCCCGGGTGGGAGAGGGCGCTGGCGTGCTCCTGCCCGTCCGAGCGGCAGCGGCTGGGGCCCGACTACGCCGTCTTCATGCTGCGCTACTTCATGTGCCTGGTGGTGGGCATCACCTCCGGCGTCTGGATCTGGTCGGGCAAGACGCTGGAGTCCTGGCGCAAGTTCGCCGCCCGCTGCTGCCCGTGCCGCGGACGCAAACCCGCGgccgcagccgccgccgccgccgcctcggtCTACGGCGAGGCCAGCGCCGCCCTCACTGCCCGGGCGGGGACGGTCGGGACGGGGTCCTACCACAAACCCTCGCCCCCGTCGCATGTTTGA
- the mettl21a gene encoding protein N-lysine methyltransferase METTL21A, protein MMALVPYDRNSIPALSKLHDPSVEFHFANRRLRLTQDWNRLGVAAVVWDAAVVLCMYMELGQIELAGKAVIELGAGTGLAGIVAALLGARVTITDREPALELLRANVHDNVPPEQQGAVAVSELTWGEGLERYPAGGYDVVLGADIVYLEETFPALLRTLEHLSSDGTAVLLACRIRYDRDVAFLDTLRQSFDVQEVHYEAQRDVHIYRAAKLQARREL, encoded by the exons ATGATGGCACTGGTACCCTATGATCGGAATTCTATCCCCGCTCTCTCCAAACTTCACGATCCTTCGGTCGAATTTCACTTCGCAAACCGCCGGTTGCGTCTTACTCAGGACTGGAACCGGCTTGGAGTGGCTGCCGTGGTGTGGGATGCA GCTGTGGTGCTGTGTATGTACATGGAGCTGGGCCAGATCGAGCTGGCGGGCAAGGCTGTCATCGAGCTGGGGGCGGGCACGGGGCTGGCGGGCATCGTGGCAGCGTTGCTAG GTGCCAGAGTAACgatcacagacagagagccAGCCCTGGAGCTCCTGCGTGCCAACGTGCATGATAACGTTCCTCCagagcagcagggggcagtggcGGTCTCAGAGCTCACCTGGGGGGAAGGGCTGGAGCGCTACCCGGCGGGCGGCTATGACGTGGTGCTGGGGGCGGACATCGTGTACTTGGAGGAGACGTTCCCGGCCCTGCTGCGGACCCTGGAGCACCTGAGCTCGGACGGAACCGCGGTGCTGCTCGCCTGCCGGATCCGCTACGACCGCGACGTCGCGTTCCTCGACACGCTGCGCCAGAGCTTCGACGTGCAGGAGGTGCACTACGAGGCCCAGCGGGACGTCCACATCTACAGGGCAGCGAAGCTGCAGGCCAGGCGGGAGCTTTGA
- the ccnyl1 gene encoding cyclin-Y-like protein 1, protein MGNTVACCVSPRGSPKIARPPDRQEDYQVNTDLSEDTGPYLQHISDREVPDDLAPESNPSDHARASTIFLCKSQTDVRDKRKSNHINHVSPGPLTKKYSSCSTIFIDDSTVSQPNLKSTIKCVTLAIYYHIKNRDSDRSLDIFDEKKHPLSRERVPDDYSRVDPEHKLIYRFVRTLFSAAQLTAECAIVTLVYLERLLTYAELDICPSNWKRIVLGAILLASKVWDDQAVWNVDYCQILKDITVEDMNEMERHFLELLQFNINVPASVYAKYYFDLRSLAEDNNMSFPLEPLSKERAQKLEAISRLCEDKYKDLSKASIRRSFSADNLVGIRRSHAVLS, encoded by the exons ATGGGGAACACGGTGGCGTGTTGCGTGTCCCCCCGGGGGAGCCCGAAGATCGCGAGACCACCAGACCGCCAGGAAGACTACCAGGTCAACACCGACCTGAGCGAGGACACCGGCCCGTACCTGCAGCACATAAGCGACAGAGAGGTGCCAGACG ATTTGGCTCCGGAGTCCAACCCCTCGGACCACGCCCGCGCCAGCACCATCTTCCTCTGCAAGTCCCAGACGGACG tgcgaGATAAAAGGAAAAGTAATCACATAAACCAC GTGTCCCCGGGTCCTCTCACCAAGAAGTACAGCTCCTGCTCCACGATATTCATAGACGACAGCACGGTCAGCCAGCCCAACCTCAAAAGCACAATCAAATG TGTAACGTTAGCAATATACTACCACATAAAAAACAG GGACTCAGACCGGTCGCTGGACATATTTGACGAGAAAAAGCACCCCCTGTCG AGAGAGCGCGTTCCTGATGACTACTCCCGCGTGGACCCCGAGCACAAGCTGATCTACCGCTTCGTCCGCACGCTGTTCAGCGCCGCCCAGCTCACGGCTGAGTGCGCCATCGTCACCCTG GTGTACCTGGAGCGCTTGCTGACGTACGCGGAGCTGGACATCTGCCCGTCAAACTGGAAGCGCATCGTCCTGGGGGCCATCCTGCTGGCCTCCAAGGTGTGGGACGACCAGGCCGTGTGGAACGTGGACTACTGCCAGATCCTCAAGGACATCACGGTGGAGGACat GAATGAGATGGAGAGGCACTTCCTGGAGCTTCTGCAGTTTAACATCAACGTCCCGGCCAGCGTCTACGCCAAGTACTACTTCGACCTTCGCTCTCTGGCCGAGGACAACAACATGAGCTTCCCCCTGGAGCCTCTGAGCAAGGAGCGCGCCCAGAAACTGGAG GCCATCTCCAGACTCTGCGAGGACAAGTACAAGGACCTGAGCAAGGCGTCCATCCGGAGGTCCTTCAGCGCGGACAACCTGGTGGGCATCCGGCGTTCCCACGCCGTGCTCTCCTAG